The following are encoded together in the Drosophila sechellia strain sech25 chromosome 3R, ASM438219v1, whole genome shotgun sequence genome:
- the LOC6606354 gene encoding LOW QUALITY PROTEIN: organic cation transporter protein (The sequence of the model RefSeq protein was modified relative to this genomic sequence to represent the inferred CDS: inserted 1 base in 1 codon; substituted 1 base at 1 genomic stop codon) yields the protein MDFEEILAKCGNSSRYQFVLLALYGYLMVVVSMHYFSQNVISFVPDHWCYHEQLENRSFAEIEKIYSQFEKPSCTRLEKIDQDGQNHTLSTELCNRWIYKYDFGYKSMNSELNWVCDEAYKARVGQSLFFVGSVCGTLAFGLLGDRIGRIKALILANWCGFLGDFSTIFADSLTSFSISCTYXVSNWSSYSMTSLIGSFWTVLEYVSPSLRNVGLNTVLGSFYCLGLIGACWLAFWVGHWRIFLACSSVPLLLVTLFYFLVQESAQWLVTRNDVDGAIRRLKRVAKINRRQVADEDFKDFRSYCEQHYRKDNDREEHAKLLDMLKTPRMRSTAFKLLLIFIIIVPCYNTIARNVEGLGISPFIMFSLNALTLPPSGYLQGLLQDRMGRKATAVGWXGNNRNVLLLVGLTMAARFGVSIADGASSQFSTELIPTSVRGRGVAVVHVAGFAASFLSPYILHLGTYFKPAPSIILGLLFLSGAYVCLLLPETRNKKLPMSLAEGEEFGRGEGIFDFLRYMFKGEGSKSELEMGPTIVEEDTLINKPVQQ from the exons ATGGATTTCGAGGAGATTCTGGCCAAGTGCGGCAACAGTAGTCGTTATCAGTTCGTACTGCTGGCGCTTTATGGCTACCTAATGGTCGTCGTTTCGATGCACTATTTCTCGCAAAACGTCATCAGTTTTGTGCCCGATCATTGGTGTTATCACGAGCAGCTGGAGAATCGCAGTTTCGCTGAAATCGAGAAGATATATTCTCAGTTCGAAAAGCCCTCGTGCACGCGGCTGGAGAAGATCGATCAGGATGGGCAGAATCACACGCTCAGTACGGAGCTCTGCAATCGGTGGATCTATAAGTACGACTTTGGGTACAAAAGTATGAATTCAGAG CTAAACTGGGTCTGCGATGAGGCCTATAAAGCCCGAGTGGGTCAGTCGCTTTTCTTTGTGGGCTCGGTGTGCGGAACTTTGGCTTTCGGCCTGCTTGGTGATCGAATAGGACGCATTAAGGCCTTGATTTTGGCCAATTGGTGTGGCTTCTTGGGCGATTTCTCAACCATATTCGCTGACAGCCTGACATCTTTCTCGATCTCATGTACATACTGAGTAAGTAATTGGAGTTCATATTCAATGACTAGTTTAATTGGGTCTTTCTGGACAGTTCTCGAATACGTTTCACCCTCTTTGAGAAATGTGGGTCTAAATACAGTTTTGGGCAGTTTTTACTGTCTTGGCCTGATCGGAGCCTGCTGGCTAGCTTTCTGGGTGGGCCACTGGCGCATCTTTCTGGCTTGTTCCTCGGTTCCGCTGCTGCTGGTTACGCTGTTCTACTTTCTCGTCCAGGAGAGCGCCCAATGGCTGGTCACTCGAAACGATGTCGATGGAGCCATTAGGCGATTGAAGCGCGTGGCCAAGATCAATCGACGCCAGGTGGCCGACGAAGACTTCAAGGATTTTCGCAGCTACTGCGAGCAGCACTATCGCAAGGATAACGACAGGGAGGAGCACGCAAAGTTGCTGGACATGCTGAAAACGCCGCGCATGCGCAGTACGGCATTTAAACTGCTGCTTATATT TATAATCATCGTTCCCTGCTACAACACTATCGCTCGCAATGTTGAGGGTCTCGGCATTTCGCCCTTCATTATGTTTTCCCTAAACGCGCTGACCCTGCCACCCTCAGGTTATTTACAGGGTCTGCTCCAGGATCGAATGGGTCGCAAGGCCACCGCAGTGGGTT ATGGAAACAATCGAAATGTACTGCTGCTGGTGGGTCTAACAATGGCGGCCAGATTTGGAGTTTCCATTGCCGATGGCGCCAGTTCTCAGTTCTCCACGGAACTAATCCCCACCAGCGTGCGGGGAAGGGGTGTGGCCGTGGTGCACGTGGCTGGATTTGCCGCCTCCTTCCTTTCCCCGTACATCCTTCACCTGGGCACCTACTTCAAGCCAGCTCCATCGATCATTTTGGGTCTGCTCTTCCTATCCGGAGCCTATGTGTGCCTGCTGCTGCCAGAGACTCGCAATAAGAAGCTTCCAATGTCCTTGGCCGAAGGAGAAGAGTTCGGTCGTGGAGAAGGCATATTTGACTTTCTTCGTTATATGTTTAAAGGGGAAGGCAGTAAATCAGAGCTGGAAATGGGTCCCACCATTGTTGAGGAGGACACTCTGATCAATAAGCCTGTTCAGCAGTAA